In Priestia megaterium NBRC 15308 = ATCC 14581, the following proteins share a genomic window:
- a CDS encoding phage holin family protein, translating into MEQIFKWLLTVSGGVIAFLFGAWTPMLNILVALMVIDYLSGMAAASMNGELKSRVGLMGIARKVFIFAMVAVSHLVDLLLIENKIEVGYLAMSVVITAYCLNEVLSIVENAGKMGVYVPETLTKAIAVLRSKPQKEEEKPVAPSTLEVPAVVAPNPPIVTAEVKKEEKEEIK; encoded by the coding sequence GTGGAACAAATTTTCAAATGGTTACTAACCGTTTCTGGTGGAGTAATCGCTTTTTTATTTGGAGCGTGGACACCCATGTTAAATATTTTGGTTGCGTTAATGGTTATTGATTATCTGTCAGGTATGGCAGCAGCATCCATGAACGGGGAATTAAAAAGCCGTGTTGGATTAATGGGTATAGCCCGTAAAGTATTTATTTTTGCAATGGTAGCGGTCAGTCATTTGGTGGATCTATTGCTAATTGAAAACAAAATTGAAGTTGGTTATCTAGCTATGAGTGTTGTAATTACCGCTTATTGTCTAAACGAAGTGCTTTCCATTGTTGAAAACGCTGGAAAGATGGGTGTTTATGTTCCAGAAACATTAACCAAAGCAATTGCCGTTTTAAGAAGCAAGCCGCAAAAAGAAGAGGAAAAACCTGTTGCACCTTCAACCTTAGAAGTGCCAGCAGTCGTTGCACCAAATCCACCTATTGTTACAGCAGAAGTCAAAAAAGAAGAAAAAGAAGAAATTAAGTAA
- a CDS encoding toll/interleukin-1 receptor domain-containing protein, translated as MIFISHQHKDKEIVSPIAYQLEEIYGEDNVFYDDWSIKPGENIIERMNEGLERCQFFFYFITENSLKSPMVTLEWTNALKERSAGIQFIPVRAEDINVPKIISALSYLDMSTNGIETTLRQIQDIVSPGVEKKKKDIPTFNNLQAYVTHENFNSFYYVIRAKRFFEPSGTIVAATNLDQTEGEFKALNAPMYNSGFSENALTLNNTEVMNAFTINFPGGIRKGFDFEASFNFKEKENRKSGQVYLFHLKEGDKLEPIELITVISKDQIPQPS; from the coding sequence ATGATTTTTATAAGTCATCAACACAAAGATAAAGAAATCGTTAGTCCTATTGCTTATCAGCTAGAAGAAATTTATGGAGAGGATAATGTTTTTTATGATGATTGGTCAATTAAACCTGGTGAGAACATTATCGAAAGAATGAATGAAGGACTAGAAAGATGCCAATTTTTCTTCTACTTTATTACTGAAAACAGCTTAAAAAGTCCGATGGTCACTCTAGAATGGACAAATGCATTAAAAGAACGTTCTGCAGGTATACAATTCATTCCTGTAAGAGCAGAAGATATAAATGTACCAAAAATCATTTCTGCTCTCAGTTATTTAGATATGAGTACTAACGGTATCGAAACTACTCTTCGACAAATACAAGATATTGTTTCTCCTGGAGTGGAGAAGAAAAAGAAGGATATTCCCACTTTCAATAATTTACAAGCTTATGTAACACATGAGAATTTTAACTCTTTTTATTATGTAATAAGAGCAAAACGCTTCTTCGAACCAAGTGGAACTATTGTGGCTGCTACCAATCTTGATCAAACAGAAGGAGAATTCAAAGCATTAAATGCACCTATGTACAACTCTGGTTTTTCGGAAAATGCACTTACATTAAATAATACAGAGGTTATGAATGCCTTCACAATCAATTTCCCTGGGGGCATAAGAAAAGGATTTGATTTTGAAGCTAGTTTCAATTTCAAAGAGAAAGAAAATCGTAAAAGTGGACAGGTTTATCTCTTCCATCTAAAAGAAGGAGATAAACTAGAACCAATCGAATTAATAACTGTTATTTCAAAAGACCAAATACCACAGCCTTCGTAA
- a CDS encoding ABC-F family ATP-binding cassette domain-containing protein, which yields MITVSNVSLRFGDRKLFEDVNIKFTPGNCYGLIGANGAGKSTFLKILSGEIESQTGDVHMGPGERLAVLKQNHFEYEDQEVMKTVIMGHARLYEVMQEKDAIYMKADFTDEDGMKAAELEGEFAELNGWEAESEAAILLKGLGISEDLHAKKMAELTGSEKVKVLLAQALFGKPDVLLLDEPTNNLDIQAIQWLEEFLINFENTVIVVSHDRHFLNKVCTHIADLDFSKIQVYVGNYDFWYESSQLAQKMASDANKKKEEKIKELQAFIARFSANASKSKQATSRKKLLDKISLDDIRPSSRRYPYVNFTPEREIGNDVLRVEGLTKTIDGVKVLDNVSFIMNKDDKIALVGRNELANSTLMKILMGEMEADSGTYKWGVTTSQAFFPKDNSEYFENGDLNLVDWLRQYSPNDQSESFLRGFLGRMLFSGEEVLKKANVLSGGEKVRCMLSKMMLSGSNVLLLDDPTNHLDLESITALNNGLISYKGSMIFTSHDHQFVETIANRVIEITPNGVIDKQMTYDEYLEDSNLQKQVASMYA from the coding sequence ATGATTACAGTTAGTAATGTAAGTTTACGATTTGGCGACCGAAAGTTATTTGAAGATGTGAATATTAAATTCACGCCTGGTAACTGTTATGGATTAATCGGCGCAAACGGTGCTGGAAAATCAACGTTTTTAAAAATTTTATCTGGTGAAATTGAATCTCAAACTGGTGATGTACATATGGGCCCTGGCGAACGCCTTGCTGTCTTAAAACAGAACCACTTCGAATATGAAGATCAAGAAGTTATGAAAACCGTTATTATGGGGCACGCTCGCCTTTATGAAGTAATGCAAGAAAAAGATGCTATTTATATGAAAGCAGACTTCACAGATGAAGACGGAATGAAAGCAGCTGAGCTTGAAGGTGAATTTGCTGAATTAAACGGTTGGGAAGCAGAATCAGAAGCAGCTATTCTTTTAAAAGGATTAGGTATTTCTGAAGATCTTCACGCCAAAAAAATGGCTGAACTAACGGGTAGTGAAAAAGTAAAAGTGCTTCTTGCACAAGCTTTATTCGGAAAACCTGATGTATTACTTTTAGATGAGCCTACGAATAACTTGGATATTCAAGCAATTCAATGGTTAGAAGAGTTCTTAATTAACTTTGAAAACACAGTCATTGTTGTATCTCATGACCGTCACTTCTTAAACAAAGTATGTACGCACATTGCTGACCTTGACTTCAGTAAAATCCAAGTCTACGTTGGTAACTATGATTTCTGGTATGAATCAAGTCAATTAGCACAAAAAATGGCGTCAGATGCGAACAAGAAAAAAGAAGAAAAAATTAAAGAGCTTCAAGCCTTTATCGCTCGCTTTAGCGCAAATGCATCGAAATCAAAACAAGCAACGTCTCGTAAAAAATTGCTTGATAAAATTTCATTAGATGACATCCGCCCTTCTTCTCGTCGCTATCCGTACGTGAACTTCACTCCGGAACGTGAGATTGGAAATGACGTTCTTCGTGTTGAAGGTCTAACAAAAACAATTGACGGCGTAAAAGTGCTTGATAACGTAAGCTTTATTATGAATAAAGATGACAAAATCGCTCTTGTAGGCCGCAACGAACTTGCAAATTCCACATTAATGAAGATTTTAATGGGTGAAATGGAAGCGGACAGCGGTACGTACAAATGGGGTGTGACAACGTCTCAAGCCTTTTTCCCAAAAGACAACTCCGAGTACTTTGAAAACGGAGATTTAAATTTAGTAGACTGGCTGCGTCAGTATTCACCTAATGACCAAAGCGAAAGCTTCTTACGCGGTTTCTTAGGCAGAATGCTATTCTCTGGTGAAGAAGTGTTGAAAAAAGCCAATGTTCTTTCCGGAGGAGAAAAAGTTCGCTGTATGCTTTCTAAAATGATGCTAAGCGGTTCAAACGTTCTTTTACTAGACGATCCTACGAATCACCTTGACTTAGAATCAATCACAGCACTAAACAATGGACTTATCAGCTACAAAGGTTCAATGATTTTCACATCTCATGACCATCAGTTCGTTGAAACGATTGCAAATCGTGTAATTGAAATTACGCCAAACGGAGTAATTGACAAGCAAATGACGTATGATGAGTATTTAGAAGACAGCAACCTGCAAAAACAAGTAGCTAGCATGTACGCTTAA
- a CDS encoding GNAT family N-acetyltransferase — translation MSFIKDYKDNHILRKSYCELANNIFGIDFNEYYEKGFWSNKYVPFSYVYENQVIANVSVNILDLIVRGEKKKALQIGTVMTDLNYRKQGLATDLMNKVLDDYRDSYDFMYLFANKNVLDFYPKFGFSVVEENEFYIDFFFKKSIYEVIHKLDISNINHRNFVYQFVLKRLPNSKTFSTLNAEGIFMFYCLNVFQNSIYYLEKEDVIIVFKKNQEQLHIFDIVSKKEVEIENILHKIADSSIQKVIFHYTPEYKGIVLHNKVFHGSEILFVKSSDDNEFPLDFRHPIMSQA, via the coding sequence ATGAGCTTTATAAAGGATTATAAAGACAACCATATCCTTCGAAAAAGCTACTGTGAACTTGCAAATAATATATTTGGTATAGACTTTAATGAATATTACGAGAAAGGTTTCTGGAGCAATAAATATGTTCCTTTTTCCTATGTCTATGAAAATCAAGTAATAGCCAATGTATCAGTTAATATTCTTGATCTAATTGTAAGGGGTGAAAAGAAGAAAGCTTTACAAATAGGGACAGTTATGACTGACCTAAATTATAGAAAGCAAGGGCTCGCGACGGATTTAATGAACAAAGTGTTAGATGATTATAGGGACAGTTATGACTTTATGTACTTATTCGCAAACAAAAACGTTTTAGATTTTTATCCCAAATTTGGATTTAGTGTAGTTGAGGAGAACGAATTTTATATAGACTTTTTCTTCAAGAAAAGTATATATGAAGTAATCCATAAACTAGACATTTCTAATATTAATCACAGAAATTTTGTATACCAATTTGTATTGAAGAGATTACCTAATTCTAAAACGTTTAGCACACTAAATGCTGAAGGGATATTTATGTTTTATTGTTTGAATGTTTTCCAAAATAGTATTTACTATCTTGAAAAAGAAGATGTGATTATAGTATTTAAAAAAAATCAAGAACAGCTACATATTTTTGATATTGTTAGTAAGAAAGAGGTAGAGATTGAGAACATCCTGCACAAGATTGCAGACAGTTCTATTCAGAAGGTAATATTCCATTATACTCCAGAATATAAAGGAATCGTCTTACATAATAAGGTTTTTCATGGAAGTGAAATATTATTTGTGAAATCTTCTGATGACAATGAGTTTCCATTAGACTTTAGACACCCAATTATGTCTCAAGCATAG
- a CDS encoding GNAT family N-acetyltransferase has product MYIREYQHKDESSWVRCRVLSFLDTAYFDDVLKEKNKYRGSSIELVAVENEQIIGLIDIEYENKEGTIFSNNEQGLGGMIWHIAVHPDFRRLGIGSKLLHVAQEKLIILGINYLEAWTRDDEWVHKWYRQNEFRVCESYFHVFIDTKKQLNEIIHCSAGNIYPIQLFAHYTGTNKEQIKRDYKRVHECFRYQKNLQIK; this is encoded by the coding sequence TTGTATATTAGGGAATATCAACATAAAGATGAGAGTAGCTGGGTTCGTTGTAGGGTGTTATCTTTTTTAGATACAGCCTATTTTGATGATGTTCTTAAAGAGAAAAACAAATATAGAGGCTCTTCAATTGAATTAGTGGCAGTAGAAAACGAACAAATTATTGGTCTTATTGACATTGAATATGAAAATAAGGAAGGAACTATTTTCTCTAATAACGAACAGGGGTTGGGGGGGATGATATGGCATATTGCTGTGCATCCAGATTTTCGTAGATTAGGTATCGGTAGTAAGCTCCTCCATGTAGCCCAAGAGAAGCTTATTATACTAGGTATTAACTATCTTGAAGCATGGACTAGGGATGATGAGTGGGTCCATAAATGGTATAGGCAAAATGAATTTCGGGTTTGTGAATCTTATTTTCATGTGTTTATCGATACAAAAAAACAATTAAATGAAATAATTCATTGCTCTGCAGGAAATATATATCCTATTCAATTGTTTGCTCATTATACAGGAACAAATAAAGAGCAAATAAAGCGAGACTACAAAAGAGTTCATGAGTGTTTTCGATATCAGAAAAACTTACAGATTAAATAG
- a CDS encoding peptidoglycan-binding protein, producing the protein MYKFEKLPQLVDKRGKLAHKGSYSKRTKTITTRVWHHSLTKLSAGGSKIESFADFHVRTNGWPEIAYHLIIDPKHVVNGKATIYYCVDISKKSYHVGNSNNIGLGICVIGDYRTDKLTDPTIRSIVDLHKALVADGIGKYDKAHNEMPGYSWKACCVFDYNKAFKDVLDDMLPGSKQPDPVPGLYTIQEGDTFWSIALKDGKEGITVEDLIAANPGVDPSKLKVGQTIKFGSAQNSYTPKPETPKKDQSEYKYPLPSGILKTGSTDKTGIKQLQNALNAVYFKCGTADGIYGAKTKDAVARFQKVYLPYEVDGTYGPNTKSKLQAVLKSKGY; encoded by the coding sequence ATGTATAAGTTTGAAAAATTACCGCAGTTAGTTGATAAACGAGGAAAATTAGCTCATAAAGGTTCATACAGCAAGCGTACAAAAACTATTACTACCCGTGTATGGCATCATTCATTAACAAAATTATCAGCTGGTGGATCTAAAATTGAATCATTCGCGGATTTTCATGTAAGAACAAACGGCTGGCCAGAAATTGCTTATCATTTAATCATTGATCCTAAACACGTTGTGAATGGCAAAGCCACTATTTATTACTGTGTAGATATTTCTAAGAAATCTTATCATGTAGGTAACAGTAATAACATTGGCTTGGGTATTTGTGTTATTGGTGATTATCGAACTGATAAACTCACTGATCCTACTATTCGTTCAATTGTTGATCTTCATAAAGCTTTAGTTGCTGATGGAATTGGAAAGTATGATAAAGCCCATAATGAAATGCCTGGCTACTCTTGGAAAGCATGTTGCGTATTTGATTATAATAAGGCTTTTAAAGATGTCTTAGATGATATGCTGCCAGGATCTAAACAACCTGATCCAGTACCAGGGTTATATACAATTCAAGAAGGCGATACATTTTGGAGTATTGCTTTAAAGGATGGAAAAGAAGGTATTACTGTTGAGGATTTAATTGCTGCAAATCCTGGTGTAGATCCTAGTAAGTTGAAAGTAGGCCAAACGATTAAATTTGGATCAGCTCAAAATTCATATACACCAAAGCCAGAAACACCTAAAAAAGATCAATCAGAATATAAATATCCTTTACCTTCTGGAATACTTAAAACGGGATCAACAGATAAAACAGGAATTAAACAACTTCAGAATGCTTTAAATGCTGTTTATTTTAAATGTGGTACAGCGGATGGAATTTATGGAGCTAAAACAAAGGATGCTGTCGCACGCTTCCAAAAAGTTTATTTACCGTATGAAGTAGACGGCACGTATGGCCCAAATACGAAAAGTAAATTACAAGCTGTCTTGAAGTCTAAAGGTTATTGA
- a CDS encoding helix-turn-helix transcriptional regulator, with translation MDTLREIICEKRAYSYSPHTHDHNYSQLLFPLAGALDIQASEQHLTLQEGCFYIPPRQLHTYQAKNTNECLVVDIPLKFTESAHLAQQAAFIQWDSTWKAIRYLLLDGLQKSTDRGALEDLVRYVQHYLPKKQTFKSIDYLHANFNQELNIESLAKMENYHPAYFSAWFKQKTSYSPQSYVARIRLNKAKELLKESSYSITYIAHEVGYHSLSSFTKWFAKQEGVSPTQYRSILKTDK, from the coding sequence ATGGATACGCTACGTGAAATTATTTGCGAAAAAAGAGCCTACAGCTATTCACCTCATACTCATGATCATAACTACAGTCAGCTTTTGTTTCCGCTAGCAGGTGCTCTTGATATTCAAGCAAGTGAGCAGCACTTAACGCTGCAAGAAGGATGCTTTTACATTCCACCTCGTCAGCTTCATACGTATCAAGCTAAAAATACAAATGAATGTCTGGTCGTTGATATTCCCTTGAAATTTACAGAAAGTGCGCATCTTGCTCAACAAGCCGCTTTTATTCAATGGGATTCAACATGGAAAGCAATTCGCTACCTTTTACTTGATGGGCTTCAAAAAAGCACTGACAGAGGGGCGCTTGAAGATTTAGTCCGTTACGTTCAGCATTATTTGCCAAAGAAACAAACGTTTAAATCCATTGATTATCTTCATGCTAACTTTAATCAAGAGCTAAACATAGAAAGTCTTGCCAAGATGGAAAATTACCATCCTGCCTATTTTTCTGCTTGGTTTAAACAAAAAACGAGCTATTCGCCTCAAAGCTATGTAGCGCGTATACGTTTAAATAAAGCAAAAGAATTGTTAAAAGAGAGCAGCTATTCGATAACGTATATTGCGCACGAAGTCGGCTATCACAGCTTGTCTTCATTCACTAAATGGTTTGCAAAACAAGAAGGAGTCTCACCCACGCAATATCGAAGTATCTTAAAAACAGACAAATAA
- a CDS encoding FxLYD domain-containing protein, with the protein MKKSFGLTLLAFGMLLAGCGNEKISTTNQAQEETKGTTGEGANSSQPQEELKAKIVDQVSYVFTDPYAETTTASYFAVVQNKSKVPVDITEMTVTFLDKKGTVLATEESSSIWTSPQILKPGQKTYLSADTDLDIPVEQFGKAELNVTPIYTNDTVKELPIEGDSGKYDGTMYVNGKVKNTSKKQTDYITVAAALYSKDGKFIGTTYGQVDSPLNAGASVGFETFSDKIPADKVPDQFDYEVLAYMYPSYDQKEGVAGEGGDGEVTE; encoded by the coding sequence ATGAAAAAATCTTTTGGTTTAACTTTATTAGCATTTGGGATGTTATTAGCTGGCTGTGGAAATGAAAAAATAAGCACAACAAATCAAGCCCAAGAAGAGACAAAGGGAACAACAGGAGAAGGTGCAAATAGCAGCCAACCACAAGAGGAATTAAAGGCAAAGATTGTAGATCAAGTAAGTTATGTTTTTACTGATCCATATGCGGAAACTACTACGGCAAGCTATTTTGCTGTTGTTCAAAACAAAAGTAAGGTTCCAGTAGATATTACAGAAATGACCGTAACATTTTTAGATAAAAAGGGAACAGTCCTTGCAACAGAAGAATCTTCTTCTATTTGGACATCTCCACAAATTTTAAAACCTGGTCAAAAAACGTATCTTTCTGCTGATACTGATCTTGATATACCAGTTGAGCAATTTGGAAAAGCAGAATTAAATGTAACTCCTATTTATACAAATGATACAGTGAAAGAGTTACCAATTGAAGGTGATTCAGGTAAATATGATGGTACAATGTATGTAAACGGAAAAGTAAAGAATACATCTAAGAAACAAACAGATTATATTACCGTTGCAGCAGCTCTTTACTCAAAAGATGGAAAATTCATTGGAACTACATATGGCCAAGTAGATTCACCATTAAATGCGGGTGCATCAGTAGGTTTTGAAACATTTAGCGATAAGATCCCTGCTGACAAAGTGCCAGATCAATTTGATTATGAGGTGTTAGCATATATGTATCCTTCATATGACCAAAAAGAAGGCGTAGCTGGTGAAGGTGGAGACGGTGAAGTGACTGAATAA
- a CDS encoding DMT family transporter, giving the protein MNTSLSKILILCAAVLWGTTGTAQALASAEAHSVAIGAVRLAVGGLSLLAACLIQKKKVDVRNLPILPLTVAAASMAAYQPLFFSAVIKTGVAVGTMVAIGSAPLLSGVLDYIVYRKKPTKKWLLATFTGIIGCCSLLLKKDSQIDVIGLGMAIGAGASFACYTTVNKKIVQHVDPQVGASLVFTAAAVLLIPCWFMYDMSWLISLNGMGIALHLGILTTALAYVLFSTALKSVHASTAVTLSLAEPVTAFLLGVFFLGESLTLVNICGAALVFASLAFLTYSPKSSLNQEVRI; this is encoded by the coding sequence ATGAATACTTCATTATCAAAAATACTTATTTTATGTGCAGCTGTACTATGGGGAACAACAGGGACTGCCCAAGCTTTAGCATCTGCTGAAGCACATTCCGTGGCAATTGGAGCGGTGCGTTTAGCTGTAGGGGGACTATCGCTTCTTGCAGCTTGTCTTATTCAAAAAAAGAAAGTGGACGTAAGAAACCTTCCTATTCTGCCCCTTACGGTTGCTGCAGCAAGTATGGCCGCTTATCAGCCGCTGTTTTTTTCAGCCGTTATCAAAACGGGTGTTGCAGTAGGAACAATGGTGGCAATTGGGAGTGCGCCGCTTTTGTCAGGAGTGTTAGATTACATAGTGTACCGCAAGAAACCTACAAAAAAGTGGTTGCTTGCTACATTTACGGGTATTATAGGGTGCTGCAGCTTGTTGTTAAAAAAAGATAGTCAAATCGACGTGATAGGTTTAGGTATGGCGATAGGAGCAGGGGCGTCTTTTGCTTGCTATACGACTGTTAATAAAAAAATTGTTCAGCATGTTGATCCGCAAGTAGGCGCTTCTCTTGTGTTCACAGCCGCTGCTGTTCTACTAATCCCATGCTGGTTTATGTATGATATGAGCTGGCTAATTTCTTTAAATGGAATGGGCATTGCTCTTCACTTAGGAATACTTACGACGGCTCTTGCTTATGTATTATTTTCTACAGCGCTTAAGTCGGTGCATGCGTCTACCGCCGTGACGTTATCGTTAGCAGAGCCCGTTACCGCTTTTTTACTTGGCGTCTTTTTCTTAGGAGAATCTCTAACCTTGGTGAACATATGTGGAGCAGCACTAGTATTTGCTAGCTTAGCGTTTTTAACGTATTCTCCGAAATCATCGCTAAATCAAGAGGTGCGTATATAA
- a CDS encoding spore germination protein yields MEVKKWKSAVKKIGNHANEKENKQESIHQDSSNHVTDHLALTLEVIKNEIGHNSDVHFREFIIGRTGIQAAIIFVEGLSDKDLIEKHILSSLMADFSKEYQQDQLYVKGSLSKKCIKSQVLSISDVEEVHSIKDVISKVLTGSTALLIDGLSLALILGTSKVKTRTIEEPVSEALVRGPRVGFTESLSDNTSLLRGSGDIENLSLVKFQVGKRSKKDLVVAYIKEIVDPELVEEVEKRIKKIDLDNVPESGYVEQLIEDNYLSPFPQVQNTERPDRVIAALMEGRVAILLDGTPFALIAPVTFSMMLQSPEDYYERWIPGTFIRFLRYIAVVLSLFTPALYIAFISFHPGMIPTKLAISIIGTKSGVPFPALIEALFMEIAIEILREAGLRLPKPIGPAMGIVGGLIIGEAAVQAGIVSPILVIIVALTAISSFAIPQYSVGISLRILRFIAMLCAAILGLYGVVLFFLFMTSHLVKLKSFGVSYMSPAVPYRLSEWKDLMVRMPLMMMKRRPKMMHTKDSLRKG; encoded by the coding sequence ATGGAAGTGAAAAAATGGAAATCGGCAGTGAAAAAAATAGGCAACCATGCGAACGAGAAGGAAAACAAACAGGAATCTATACACCAAGATTCATCTAATCATGTTACGGATCATTTAGCTTTAACTCTAGAAGTAATTAAAAATGAAATTGGTCATAATTCCGATGTTCATTTTCGTGAGTTTATTATAGGACGCACCGGCATTCAGGCAGCTATTATTTTTGTAGAGGGGCTCTCAGATAAAGATCTTATTGAAAAACATATTTTGTCATCATTGATGGCTGATTTTTCAAAAGAATATCAACAGGATCAGCTTTACGTAAAGGGAAGCCTTTCAAAAAAGTGTATTAAAAGCCAAGTATTATCAATTAGTGATGTAGAAGAGGTCCATTCTATTAAAGACGTAATATCAAAAGTCTTAACAGGATCTACGGCTCTTTTAATTGACGGGTTATCACTTGCCTTAATTCTTGGTACAAGCAAAGTAAAAACAAGGACGATTGAAGAGCCCGTATCAGAAGCATTAGTGAGAGGGCCAAGAGTAGGCTTCACTGAATCGTTAAGTGATAATACTTCTTTATTAAGAGGAAGCGGAGATATTGAAAATTTGTCGCTGGTGAAATTTCAAGTAGGAAAGCGTTCCAAAAAAGACTTAGTTGTTGCTTACATAAAGGAGATTGTTGATCCAGAACTAGTTGAAGAAGTAGAAAAACGAATTAAAAAAATTGATCTTGATAATGTACCGGAGTCTGGATATGTTGAACAACTCATTGAAGATAATTACCTTAGTCCCTTTCCTCAAGTACAGAATACGGAGCGTCCCGATCGTGTAATTGCTGCTTTGATGGAAGGGAGAGTAGCCATTTTATTAGACGGGACGCCTTTTGCTTTGATTGCTCCCGTTACGTTTAGCATGATGTTACAGTCGCCGGAAGATTATTATGAAAGGTGGATTCCCGGTACATTCATTCGTTTTCTTCGTTATATTGCAGTGGTTCTTTCCCTTTTTACCCCGGCTTTGTATATTGCGTTTATTTCATTTCATCCAGGGATGATTCCGACTAAATTGGCTATTTCCATTATAGGAACAAAGTCTGGAGTGCCATTTCCAGCCCTTATAGAAGCCTTATTCATGGAAATAGCTATCGAAATCTTGAGAGAAGCTGGACTCAGGTTACCAAAACCAATTGGTCCAGCAATGGGAATTGTCGGTGGATTAATTATTGGAGAAGCTGCTGTGCAGGCAGGGATTGTTAGCCCTATTTTAGTGATTATTGTAGCGTTAACTGCCATTTCATCGTTTGCTATTCCGCAATATAGCGTCGGGATTTCATTGCGTATTCTTCGCTTCATAGCTATGCTATGTGCTGCCATACTTGGATTATACGGCGTTGTTTTATTTTTCCTTTTTATGACCAGTCATTTAGTGAAACTAAAAAGTTTTGGCGTATCTTACATGAGTCCAGCGGTACCCTATCGTTTAAGTGAATGGAAAGACTTGATGGTCCGTATGCCTCTTATGATGATGAAAAGACGTCCAAAGATGATGCACACCAAAGATTCTCTACGAAAAGGATAG
- a CDS encoding alpha/beta family hydrolase yields the protein MHVDQKSVSNQTNKITYTHIKTGGPRICFMFSGLGYTYEKPLLYYVTMLMLKHGIDVVHIHYTYPKELMTKSTDEIADVMMKDIDLVLQDALSHNDYKNIIFAGKSLGTIPLIQRVMKGEVYKDAVMLLLTPLLTRSELFKSLLESTYKGLLVIGTRDHYYTKEVYQLKTNTMNVQVIKNADHSLDVLYNPTESLKALETVLNGIEQLL from the coding sequence ATGCACGTAGATCAAAAAAGTGTAAGCAACCAAACTAATAAGATTACCTATACACATATTAAAACAGGAGGGCCTCGCATTTGCTTTATGTTTTCAGGGCTAGGCTATACGTACGAAAAGCCGCTATTGTATTATGTAACGATGCTGATGCTAAAACACGGAATTGACGTTGTTCATATTCACTATACATATCCAAAAGAGCTCATGACAAAGTCTACAGATGAGATTGCAGATGTTATGATGAAAGACATTGATCTCGTGCTGCAAGACGCTTTATCTCATAATGACTATAAAAATATCATATTTGCAGGAAAATCGCTGGGCACCATTCCGCTGATTCAGCGGGTTATGAAAGGTGAAGTCTACAAAGATGCAGTGATGCTTTTACTGACGCCGCTTTTAACCAGATCGGAACTGTTTAAAAGTTTACTAGAAAGCACTTATAAAGGTCTTCTTGTAATAGGAACTCGCGATCACTATTATACTAAAGAAGTTTATCAATTAAAAACAAACACAATGAATGTTCAAGTGATTAAAAATGCCGATCATTCATTGGACGTTTTGTATAATCCTACGGAATCGTTAAAGGCGCTGGAAACCGTTTTGAATGGCATAGAACAGCTTCTGTGA